The Elaeis guineensis isolate ETL-2024a chromosome 11, EG11, whole genome shotgun sequence genomic interval tttttcattctcCAACTGTTCTACTTTCTTGAGAACCTTTTCTTTCACAGTTTTTCATCTTTATTTTCACATTGTATTTACATAATACTtattaaaaaattctaaaacaTTAAGATGCCAAAATCTGTGATATATGTCTGTTCAATTTACTGCTATATTCAGAGGCAGATGCAACTTGTGATGGCTACAAAGAAAAAGATGATTGCAGCATCTAATCTATTACTACAATATCTAAAGCACAAACAAGGAGCTAAAGAAGAGGTGAAAGTTGGCCTACCAGTAGGcacatttgatgcaaaatttgagaGTAGCAGTATTACAAGAGAGAGCACTGCTACTCCACTAGCATGGTTGATACGTGCATAAGGCTCCAAGGCGTTCCACAAAGCACTTGGTAGCCCTGTTCTGTTGAATCCATCGACGGTGATGAACATTCCGCAGAAGAATATCAATAGTGAATATGAAACCTGAGATATTTTCAGACAAGAAAAGTCATCAGCTTTACCATAGAagcttttttttctcctttttcccgTTGGAAAATTACTGTATAAATTTCAGTAAGAAAGGACCATGTGAAAGAGCTATATGAAATGGTTAGACTATTGGAAGTGAAAATTTTAGGaatattaccaaaaaaaattggtCCGTTGATAGATATACAAAGTACTCACTAAACATTAGTTGCACTCCAAACTGAAACACAAAACAAGCACCGAGAGCAGCAACAATCTAAAaatttactctttttttttttgaaatcatgTTTTATCAGGAGGAATCTACAGGCTTGGCTTTCCCAAGTGTGACAGCAATAGGATTTGAAATTTGTAGCTTTTGAAACATCTTGAAGAAGAAATTATAGTTTGACGGCAAGTAAACTTCTGGTTTCTAATGAGAAAACGTTCTTAACAACCCCACTTGTTGCATGCTAATCCATTACATGATCACATGAGAAATACTAAATTTACATAGGCTGTAAATTAGTAAAGCAGGTAGATTTTGTTAGTCCAATCGTGTTCAGAACAGGGTAATCATAGGAGAGAAACTtttatttgaagaaaaattatgacaCATGTATGAAACTAATAGATGATTTATCATGTCATATGGCTATTTAAATTATGAAATGTCAGGAATTCAAAGCTCCCATTGACAAGATGAAATCAACTTGGTCAAACTCCATTGTAAGCCTTAACTTGAACTATTTTGCAACTACGAGAGTTTTTGCAGTCAACAATAGAATTTCCTTTTTCATTGCATTGCAATTACAAAGTAAGCTGGGCTACATGAACAGAATGTAAACAAATGTGGAATATAACCTATGTAGTCTTCACAGAGCCTAAATTTTAGTAACAGGTTATTTGAAACTACACGAAATTAACAGTGAAAATAATCCAAAAGATCCATATCCCgtaatatatataaaagaaaaaccTAACAAAGTTATCATCAGAGTGTTGCTTACCTTTTCAAGGCAAGGTCCAGCATCCCTGAAATCAATAATCACTAGTACAAGGGCAGCAGTAATCGCAGTCCATGACATGTTTAGCCCCATAAGCAGAGCGATCAGCATCCCAATAGTCACCAGATAAACACAGGTCTTCAAGATCAAGGCCTTCTTGCCTAGAAGTTTCTTCACATCAGAGACTTGTAAAGAAGGTTTTGCAAAACCATTTGCCCATGAACTTTTCTTCTCAACATCATTTTCATGAGCTGCCTCTGGGGACATATGTGACATTCTCGCAGGAGAGAACTTATGGGAGCTCACTTCATCCTCAACAGCCACCTCCTCCATCACCCGTTCTTCAGCCTTCTTACCTGATGATGCGTTCCTCTCTGGTGTATGCGACATTCTTGCTGGAGAAAATTTATGGGAGAGCACTTCATCCTCAACAACGGCCTCCTCCATCACCTCCTCCGCAGTCCTCGTAACCGATAATTCTCTCCAAAACATGCATAGAAGAAGTGCTATGTTGATGACCACCCCAATGAGCATCGCAGGGGCAACTCCTATGAAgaatttttcaaaagaaattttgCCTTCAACAGCTATGACCAAGTTCTGTGGATTACCAATAGGAGTTGCTGAGGATCCAATATTTGCACTGGATGCTAGTGCTAGAAGAAATGGTCTGGGTGGCAGATTGTGCTGCCTTGCGAGTTTGAGAACAAACTCAGTTAGCACAATGCAGGAGGTGTCATTGGTGAATACTGCACTCGATAAGGCTGAAATGAGGCAGATTCGGCAAAGCAAGTCCTTACCACCTTTGCTCTTCCAAGAAAGCAGCCGGCCTAAGTATTTAAACATGTGGGCTCTTTCGAGGTAGATGCTGACCACCATTGTCCCGAAGAGGAGGCTGAGGATGGGGATGTCGATGGCGGCATAAGCTTGGCCAGGAGTAATAACTCGGAAAATGACCATGAGTGACGCACCAAGTAGAGATCCAGCAGTTCTTCCAATAGGCAGGAAGGGAACTGCAGGAAAAACAGCTAACACCCAGAATATTCCAAAGGCAATTGAGCCAAGAACTACTTCAACAGTTGGTGCGAGGGCCATTATCTTGGACTAAGTAAAATTGCCAAGAAAATTGATGTGGGCCGGTACTACGTCAGTGTTTTTGATGAACAACGTCTGCatcaaaggggaaaaaaaaaaaaaaatgaaagtttGTATTAGAGACATAGGAAAAAAATACAGGCATTAAAGTATATAATGTTGCCAAATACataatctctctccctctccttcttcctatGTTTCTCAAGAATTCATTATCGATCTCTGAACAAAAGAGTCGTAATTCAAAGAGCAGGTTCCTGACTTTCCCTCTCAGAGTttgctccaaaaaaaaaagaaaaaaagaagaagaaaagattccTCTCCAAAATAAAAAAGTTTGACAGAAACCTCCTTGCCTGACGTTTCAGGCCAGGTGCTTCTATGTTCTGTTTTTATCTTCTCTTATAATTCAATATCTTACATGTCATACCGCTATAAACTGTAACATTTTTAATCACAATGATCTACGAGAATTTATACCATAAACTTTGAAGAAACTTATAAATAACAAAGGAAATATTAACTAAAATCACATGCCAAAATCATATTAAGGTGACGCAAATATATTGCAGTTTCCCGCATGAATATGAAAAGGACATCAGTACCACAAAAATTACG includes:
- the LOC140852482 gene encoding silicon efflux transporter LSI2-like; the encoded protein is MALAPTVEVVLGSIAFGIFWVLAVFPAVPFLPIGRTAGSLLGASLMVIFRVITPGQAYAAIDIPILSLLFGTMVVSIYLERAHMFKYLGRLLSWKSKGGKDLLCRICLISALSSAVFTNDTSCIVLTEFVLKLARQHNLPPRPFLLALASSANIGSSATPIGNPQNLVIAVEGKISFEKFFIGVAPAMLIGVVINIALLLCMFWRELSVTRTAEEVMEEAVVEDEVLSHKFSPARMSHTPERNASSGKKAEERVMEEVAVEDEVSSHKFSPARMSHMSPEAAHENDVEKKSSWANGFAKPSLQVSDVKKLLGKKALILKTCVYLVTIGMLIALLMGLNMSWTAITAALVLVIIDFRDAGPCLEKVSYSLLIFFCGMFITVDGFNRTGLPSALWNALEPYARINHASGVAVLSLVILLLSNFASNVPTVLLLGTQVARSAAAVSPADETRAWLILAWVSTVAGNLSLLGSAANLIVCEQARRSQHYGYTLTFWGHIIFGVPSTLIVTAIGLPLIRG